One window from the genome of Sesamum indicum cultivar Zhongzhi No. 13 linkage group LG15, S_indicum_v1.0, whole genome shotgun sequence encodes:
- the LOC105177919 gene encoding uncharacterized protein LOC105177919: MEAPQLPPSSTSPAAATSPRPPIAPSKLRLMCSYGGHIVPRPHDKSLFYAGGETRIVAVDRRTTAASLSALSAHFSRTLFHNRPFHLKYQLPNEDLDSLISVITDEDLSNMLDEHDRISPPARIRLFLFPVKPESLGSALVDPKSDSWFSDALKSTHILQKGQSADAGLLLGIGSDLDAPVENGSNSGGGEAKLGAESLVLETSSSFGSTSSSFSMSNSPSIGIVNCDEKGLNLLDRKTMLHSSASVDSENGVGSLAAPQKAESFQAPLIQVGPVASSENPVYDPSINITTQKTVQLLGYPLSQQPDGKKLPHETQLIQGGLQYVPQYAGPVPFSPYYPVYQMPMHPQHISCPPNQPYPVYLVPVRPTQYHNMSMQSNTFDANANSSSSRPPLHPQTAPIAQPVAHKEVFGAQIAESATKIYCSIPAATQVVSIPSNQGQLVVGAHEAQIATEQATTAPVISATQGGEFDEDIAYNPIYKTQPSAPLLASQYQTMTKGTMMLPEPTVQQQPNHAKQQA, from the exons ATGGAAGCCCCACAGCTGCCACCCTCCTCCACTTCTCCCGCCGCTGCCACTTCGCCCCGCCCACCCATAGCCCCCTCCAAACTCCGTCTCATGTGTAGCTACGGCGGTCACATAGTTCCACGCCCCCACGACAAGTCCCTCTTCTACGCCGGCGGCGAAACCCGCATCGTTGCCGTGGACCGCCGCACCACTGCGGCATCTCTGTCCGCCCTCTCCGCCCACTTCTCCCGGACCCTCTTCCACAACCGCCCTTTCCACCTCAAGTACCAGCTTCCCAACGAAGACCTTGATTCCTTAATCTCCGTTATCACTGATGAGGATCTCTCCAACATGCTCGACGAGCACGACAGAATTTCTCCGCCCGCCCGCATCAGATTATTCCTCTTTCCTGTCAAGCCTGAGTCCCTGGGTTCGGCCCTGGTCGACCCGAAATCAGATTCTTGGTTTTCGGACGCGTTGAAGAGCACGCATATTTTGCAGAAGGGGCAGTCTGCGGATGCTGGGTTGTTGTTGGGCATTGGATCGGATTTGGATGCTCCGGTGGAGAATGGGAGTAACAGTGGCGGCGGCGAAGCTAAGCTCGGGGCTGAGTCTTTAGTTTTGGAAACAAGTTCGTCATTCGGGTCGACCAGTTCTTCGTTTTCGATGTCTAACTCGCCTTCTATTGGGATTGTCAATTGCGATGAAAAGGGGCTGAATTTGCTTGACAGAAAGACCATGCTGCACTCATCAGCCTCTGTTGATAG TGAAAATGGTGTCGGAAGTTTAGCTGCTCCACAAAAAGCTGAAAGTTTCCAGGCGCCATTAATCCAGGTGGGTCCAGTGGCATCATCAGAAAATCCTGTTTATGACCCTTCGATTAAtattacaacacaaaaaacaGTTCAGCTACTTGGATATCCTCTGTCACAGCAACCAGATGGAAAGAAGCTGCCACATGAAACTCAGTTAATTCAAGGAGGTCTTCAATATGTGCCTCAATATGCTGGTCCAGTGCCATTCTCGCCTTACTATCCTGTATATCAAATGCCAATGCATCCGCAGCATATTTCTTGTCCACCGAATCAGCCATATCCCGTATATTTGGTCCCTGTAAGACCAACTCAGTATCATAATATGTCAATGCAGTCCAACACCTTTGATGCCAATGCTAATAGTTCTTCTAGTCGACCGCCATTGCATCCACAAACTGCACCAATCGCTCAACCTGTGGCCCATAAAGAGGTATTTGGAGCTCAAATAGCTGAATCAGCCACAAAAATATACTGCAGTATTCCAGCTGCAACACAAGTAGTGAGTATTCCTTCTAATCAAGGTCAACTAGTTGTTGGGGCTCATGAGGCCCAGATTGCCACAGAACAAGCTACAACTGCTCCAGTGATATCTGCTACTCAGGGTGGTGAATTTGATGAAGATATTGCATACAATCCGATATATAAAACTCAGCCTTCAGCACCTCTATTGGCTTCTCAGTACCAAACAATGACAAAGGGAACAATGATGCTTCCGGAACCTACTGTCCAGCAGCAGCCAAACCATGCAAAGCAGCAGGCATGA
- the LOC105177920 gene encoding protein PLASTID MOVEMENT IMPAIRED 2 isoform X1 — MQPITANHQRFLSLPSCLKITSSHSCFFPRELAGNPDRLKQHWRHFLGVGSLEKMDGGGGSLPERRTGSVRAAVSSYRERIVESSPTVKKLQTNYTEKPYMKTRELHQAKRDTNQLKVSRKLAESVTDEAISELSAARKTVKDLTLRIEESNSRAETQMRDVEKLKMGGRKEGEYESGNSQCEKVMRELEKIKRDLSKLKLDMATVLEEKRRAEKETEASLLKSQSYSSSIEALNQEIEEVNEEHVLVELARIEAIKECEEIEARRRVESEVYHAAIEETRRKKQNMVHEIEDVRELETKLAITISDVNMLDSELKQVKELEKGLGRNESEVQEEDESGSVSLLESVLKELEDTAKELASVKDESFQFMSSMDVVRNELRHVAEETARLKKKEEKSEMTIQNLNSKLLRAKAKLESTSTAEDRAKSVLSNLSATLEQLNSEAETAEKERSLISEETAVVKAEIQRTETEIDLAEERLQAALEDLKAVKSAEAIALENLKVLIEKTMRNRASASRPSSTITISKFEYEYLTGHAAGAEEIANKKVAAAQAWVEALKASEKEIQIKSELLRRETRELKVEEESEVPKPEGSPNATKMVEDEFESWRQSMEPGNMKPESAFPSKATSRSIKMTPSRRGKGRRSASTIVRATPRSTSFTVGRRRKVMPNLAKIFTGKSVD, encoded by the exons ATGCAACCAATAACAGCCAATCACCAGCGCTTTCTATCTCTCCCTTCCTGTCTTAAAATCACTTCTTCACATTCATGCTTCTTCCCTAGAGAGCTGGCTGGAAATCCGGACAGGTTAAAGCAACATTGGAGGCATTTTCTG GGGGTGGGGAGTCTGGAAAAGATGGACGGAGGCGGAGGCTCGTTGCCTGAGAGGAGAACTGGCTCGGTGAGAGCAGCTGTTAGTTCTTACAGAGAGCGGATTGTTGAAAGCAGTCCTACGGTCAAGAAACTACAAACGAATTATACTGAG AAGCCGTACATGAAAACAAGAGAGCTGCATCAGGCGAAGAGGGATACTAACCAGTTAAAGGTGAGCAGAAAGCTTGCAGAGTCGGTGACAGATGAAGCGATATCCGAGCTATCTGCTGCGAGGAAGACTGTGAAAGATCTGACTCTGAGGATTGAAGAGTCGAACTCAAGAGCTGAAACACAGATGCGGGACGTGGAGAAACTGAAGATGGGCGGAAGAAAGGAAGGAGAATATGAGTCTGGAAATTCTCAGTGCGAGAAAGTGATGAGGGAGTTGGAGAAGATAAAACGGGACTTGAGTAAGCTTAAGCTGGATATGGCTACCGTTTTggaagaaaagagaagggCAGAGAAAGAAACGGAGGCGTCCTTGTTGAAAAGCCAGAGTTACTCGAGTTCAATCGAAGCGCTTAACCAGGAAATCGAGGAAGTCAATGAGGAGCATGTTCTGGTTGAGTTGGCTCGAATTGAAGCCATTAAGGAATGTGAAGAGATTGAAGCTCGGAGGAGGGTAGAGTCTGAGGTGTACCATGCTGCAATAGAGGAAACTCGGAGGAAAAAGCAGAATATGGTTCACGAAATTGAGGATGTTAGAGAGTTAGAAACAAAGCTGGCTATTACAATATCGGATGTGAATATGTTAGATAGTGAACTTAAGCAAGTAAAGGAACTGGAGAAGGGACTAGGAAGAAATGAGTCTGAAGTCCAGGAGGAAGACGAGTCGGGTTCTGTGTCTTTGTTGGAGTCTGTATTGAAAGAGTTGGAGGATACGGCGAAGGAATTGGCTTCAGTTAAAGATGAAAGCTTCCAGTTTATGTCTTCTATGGACGTTGTACGGAATGAGCTCAGGCATGTTGCGGAGGAAACAGCTCgattgaagaagaaagaagagaaatcaGAGATGACTATTCAGAATCTCAATTCAAAGCTTTTGAGAGCTAAAGCCAAGCTGGAATCGACATCAACAGCTGAAGACAGAGCTAAATCAGTACTCTCAAATCTGTCGGCCACACTTGAACAGCTCAACTCGGAAGCTGAAACAGCTGAGAAAGAACGGTCCCTAATCAGTGAAGAAACTGCAGTGGTCAAGGCAGAAATTCAAAGAACAGAGACTGAGATAGACTTGGCTGAGGAAAGATTACAAGCTGCACTGGAAGATCTCAAAGCAGTTAAGTCAGCAGAAGCAATAGCCCTGGAGAATCTTAAAGTGCTTATTGAGAAGACAATGAGAAATAGAGCTTCAGCATCTCGGCCTAGCTCAACAATAACAATTTCAAAGTTTGAATATGAGTACCTGACAGGGCATGCAGCTGGGGCCGAGGAAATAGCAAACAAGAAAGTTGCGGCAGCTCAGGCATGGGTTGAAGCTCTAAAGGCAAGTGAGAAAGAAATCCAGATTAAATCAGAGCTCTTGCGAAGAGAAACTAGAGAGCTAAAAGTGGAGGAAGAAAGCGAGGTTCCCAAACCTGAAGGATCACCAAATGCAACGAAAATGGTTGAGGATGAGTTTGAGAGCTGGAGACAAAGTATGGAACCTGGAAATATGAAGCCCGAAAGTGCATTTCCAAGCAAAGCCACGAGCAGAAGCATTAAGATGACACCTTCAAGACGAGGAAAAGGTCGAAGATCTGCATCTACAATAGTTCGTGCTACTCCTAGATCGACATCTTTTACAGTCGGGAGGAGAAGAAAGGTGATGCCCAATCTAGCCAAAATCTTTACTGGAAAGAGCGTTGACTGA
- the LOC105177920 gene encoding protein PLASTID MOVEMENT IMPAIRED 2 isoform X2: MDGGGGSLPERRTGSVRAAVSSYRERIVESSPTVKKLQTNYTEKPYMKTRELHQAKRDTNQLKVSRKLAESVTDEAISELSAARKTVKDLTLRIEESNSRAETQMRDVEKLKMGGRKEGEYESGNSQCEKVMRELEKIKRDLSKLKLDMATVLEEKRRAEKETEASLLKSQSYSSSIEALNQEIEEVNEEHVLVELARIEAIKECEEIEARRRVESEVYHAAIEETRRKKQNMVHEIEDVRELETKLAITISDVNMLDSELKQVKELEKGLGRNESEVQEEDESGSVSLLESVLKELEDTAKELASVKDESFQFMSSMDVVRNELRHVAEETARLKKKEEKSEMTIQNLNSKLLRAKAKLESTSTAEDRAKSVLSNLSATLEQLNSEAETAEKERSLISEETAVVKAEIQRTETEIDLAEERLQAALEDLKAVKSAEAIALENLKVLIEKTMRNRASASRPSSTITISKFEYEYLTGHAAGAEEIANKKVAAAQAWVEALKASEKEIQIKSELLRRETRELKVEEESEVPKPEGSPNATKMVEDEFESWRQSMEPGNMKPESAFPSKATSRSIKMTPSRRGKGRRSASTIVRATPRSTSFTVGRRRKVMPNLAKIFTGKSVD, from the exons ATGGACGGAGGCGGAGGCTCGTTGCCTGAGAGGAGAACTGGCTCGGTGAGAGCAGCTGTTAGTTCTTACAGAGAGCGGATTGTTGAAAGCAGTCCTACGGTCAAGAAACTACAAACGAATTATACTGAG AAGCCGTACATGAAAACAAGAGAGCTGCATCAGGCGAAGAGGGATACTAACCAGTTAAAGGTGAGCAGAAAGCTTGCAGAGTCGGTGACAGATGAAGCGATATCCGAGCTATCTGCTGCGAGGAAGACTGTGAAAGATCTGACTCTGAGGATTGAAGAGTCGAACTCAAGAGCTGAAACACAGATGCGGGACGTGGAGAAACTGAAGATGGGCGGAAGAAAGGAAGGAGAATATGAGTCTGGAAATTCTCAGTGCGAGAAAGTGATGAGGGAGTTGGAGAAGATAAAACGGGACTTGAGTAAGCTTAAGCTGGATATGGCTACCGTTTTggaagaaaagagaagggCAGAGAAAGAAACGGAGGCGTCCTTGTTGAAAAGCCAGAGTTACTCGAGTTCAATCGAAGCGCTTAACCAGGAAATCGAGGAAGTCAATGAGGAGCATGTTCTGGTTGAGTTGGCTCGAATTGAAGCCATTAAGGAATGTGAAGAGATTGAAGCTCGGAGGAGGGTAGAGTCTGAGGTGTACCATGCTGCAATAGAGGAAACTCGGAGGAAAAAGCAGAATATGGTTCACGAAATTGAGGATGTTAGAGAGTTAGAAACAAAGCTGGCTATTACAATATCGGATGTGAATATGTTAGATAGTGAACTTAAGCAAGTAAAGGAACTGGAGAAGGGACTAGGAAGAAATGAGTCTGAAGTCCAGGAGGAAGACGAGTCGGGTTCTGTGTCTTTGTTGGAGTCTGTATTGAAAGAGTTGGAGGATACGGCGAAGGAATTGGCTTCAGTTAAAGATGAAAGCTTCCAGTTTATGTCTTCTATGGACGTTGTACGGAATGAGCTCAGGCATGTTGCGGAGGAAACAGCTCgattgaagaagaaagaagagaaatcaGAGATGACTATTCAGAATCTCAATTCAAAGCTTTTGAGAGCTAAAGCCAAGCTGGAATCGACATCAACAGCTGAAGACAGAGCTAAATCAGTACTCTCAAATCTGTCGGCCACACTTGAACAGCTCAACTCGGAAGCTGAAACAGCTGAGAAAGAACGGTCCCTAATCAGTGAAGAAACTGCAGTGGTCAAGGCAGAAATTCAAAGAACAGAGACTGAGATAGACTTGGCTGAGGAAAGATTACAAGCTGCACTGGAAGATCTCAAAGCAGTTAAGTCAGCAGAAGCAATAGCCCTGGAGAATCTTAAAGTGCTTATTGAGAAGACAATGAGAAATAGAGCTTCAGCATCTCGGCCTAGCTCAACAATAACAATTTCAAAGTTTGAATATGAGTACCTGACAGGGCATGCAGCTGGGGCCGAGGAAATAGCAAACAAGAAAGTTGCGGCAGCTCAGGCATGGGTTGAAGCTCTAAAGGCAAGTGAGAAAGAAATCCAGATTAAATCAGAGCTCTTGCGAAGAGAAACTAGAGAGCTAAAAGTGGAGGAAGAAAGCGAGGTTCCCAAACCTGAAGGATCACCAAATGCAACGAAAATGGTTGAGGATGAGTTTGAGAGCTGGAGACAAAGTATGGAACCTGGAAATATGAAGCCCGAAAGTGCATTTCCAAGCAAAGCCACGAGCAGAAGCATTAAGATGACACCTTCAAGACGAGGAAAAGGTCGAAGATCTGCATCTACAATAGTTCGTGCTACTCCTAGATCGACATCTTTTACAGTCGGGAGGAGAAGAAAGGTGATGCCCAATCTAGCCAAAATCTTTACTGGAAAGAGCGTTGACTGA